Proteins found in one Thermoplasmata archaeon genomic segment:
- a CDS encoding SAM-dependent DNA methyltransferase, whose product MKNSVKKLWDLFWAGGSDTESVSIIEQITYLMFIHDLDDMDIDGIETSNLLGIPYESKFVGSFSSEENNIVWDKHDFKWSVFKDMNPERMFATVRDGVFPFIKTLHGEKDSAFSKFMADAKFTIPNPVMFTRVVDNLDEIYEIIERENNNDVRGDLYEYLLGELSTQKKNGQFRTPRHIIRLMVDLMQPNTDDVIADPACGTGGFLITAAEYLTEHHQDKLREDSVLYHYNNSMFSGFDKDPHMIRIAAMNMMLHRIENPDIVHRNSLEDDYVIDDKYSLILANPPFTGKITDKILVKPDLLTITDCTKTELLFLSLMVKLLRVGGRCAVIVPEGVLFWETKAAISIKKEIVDKNQLIAAITLPKGVFLPYSDVSTSILIFNKTGCGGTDKVWFYNMESDGFTLDTRHDPIDDNDIPDVLNRYFNLDNEVGRTRLDKSFMVSKDEIVEHNYNLTFKEYKEIVIKEIQYRPPSEILDDIISNTEKTIQSLKQFKDLI is encoded by the coding sequence ATGAAGAATAGTGTCAAGAAGCTTTGGGATCTTTTCTGGGCCGGAGGTAGTGACACTGAATCAGTTTCCATCATAGAACAGATCACTTATCTGATGTTCATTCACGATCTGGACGATATGGATATCGATGGAATCGAGACATCAAATCTGTTGGGAATCCCTTACGAGAGCAAGTTTGTCGGTTCTTTTTCCTCTGAGGAGAACAATATAGTCTGGGATAAGCATGATTTCAAATGGTCCGTTTTCAAGGATATGAATCCTGAAAGAATGTTCGCGACCGTCAGAGACGGTGTATTTCCATTCATTAAGACACTTCATGGTGAGAAGGATAGTGCATTCAGCAAGTTCATGGCGGATGCCAAGTTCACCATCCCTAACCCCGTTATGTTCACCCGTGTCGTCGACAATCTCGATGAAATCTATGAGATAATAGAGCGTGAGAACAACAATGATGTCAGAGGAGACCTCTATGAGTATCTGCTCGGAGAACTATCAACGCAGAAGAAAAACGGTCAGTTCAGGACACCAAGGCACATCATTCGCCTCATGGTCGATCTCATGCAACCGAATACGGACGATGTAATCGCCGATCCTGCATGTGGAACCGGTGGTTTCCTCATCACTGCTGCGGAATATCTTACTGAACACCATCAGGATAAGCTTCGTGAGGACTCGGTTCTTTACCATTACAATAATTCGATGTTCTCCGGTTTTGACAAGGATCCGCATATGATCAGGATTGCCGCAATGAATATGATGTTGCATAGGATCGAGAATCCAGACATAGTTCACAGGAACAGTCTCGAGGATGATTATGTTATCGATGATAAGTATTCGCTCATACTTGCGAATCCGCCTTTCACCGGTAAGATCACAGACAAAATCTTGGTTAAACCCGATCTTCTTACTATAACTGATTGTACAAAAACTGAACTTCTTTTCCTTTCTCTTATGGTTAAGTTGCTGAGAGTGGGCGGTAGGTGTGCGGTCATTGTTCCTGAAGGTGTTTTATTCTGGGAAACAAAGGCCGCAATATCGATTAAAAAAGAAATTGTTGATAAAAATCAATTAATTGCTGCAATTACTTTGCCGAAAGGAGTTTTTCTTCCATATTCAGATGTTTCTACATCTATTCTAATTTTCAATAAGACTGGTTGTGGAGGTACAGACAAGGTATGGTTTTATAATATGGAATCTGACGGTTTTACTCTAGATACAAGACATGATCCTATTGATGATAATGATATTCCTGATGTCTTAAATCGTTATTTTAATCTTGATAATGAAGTCGGTAGAACTAGATTAGATAAATCATTCATGGTATCGAAAGATGAGATTGTGGAGCATAATTATAACTTGACTTTTAAGGAATACAAGGAGATCGTCATTAAAGAGATTCAGTATAGGCCACCTTCAGAGATTCTTGATGATATTATTTCGAATACTGAAAAGACTATCCAATCGTTAAAACAGTTCAAGGATTTGATCTGA
- a CDS encoding AbrB/MazE/SpoVT family DNA-binding domain-containing protein, producing the protein MLRIGSKVGYDRSGRVTVPRPLAEMLNLTKGDDLVVWSVEDGKAVLRKATTPLYGIDIEQEEIERNLREYESRFPKDASYEGLSEEERRRLAVEEYQRRKYTKQQ; encoded by the coding sequence ATGCTCAGGATAGGATCCAAGGTCGGCTACGACAGAAGCGGCAGGGTCACCGTCCCCAGGCCTCTAGCCGAGATGCTGAACCTCACCAAGGGCGACGACCTCGTCGTCTGGTCCGTCGAGGACGGCAAGGCGGTCCTCCGCAAGGCCACCACGCCGCTCTACGGCATCGACATAGAGCAGGAGGAGATAGAGCGCAACCTCAGGGAGTACGAATCGAGGTTCCCCAAGGACGCTTCCTATGAAGGCCTCTCCGAGGAGGAGCGCAGGAGATTGGCGGTCGAGGAATACCAACGCAGGAAATATACCAAACAGCAATGA
- a CDS encoding type II toxin-antitoxin system RelE/ParE family toxin — protein sequence MSDYRVEVSADAQNDIVSIRDYIRDRLKNVSAAERFLRDTDEAIGSLEEYPYDHMVREDPRHVGTVEKRQFNYRRNYCIFYIVKEDRKLVRVIQVAYTGQDFDDQPGRM from the coding sequence ATGAGCGATTACCGCGTCGAGGTCTCGGCGGACGCCCAGAACGATATCGTATCGATAAGGGACTACATCAGGGACCGCCTCAAGAACGTCTCGGCGGCCGAGAGGTTCCTGAGGGACACCGACGAGGCGATAGGCTCCCTCGAGGAGTATCCCTACGACCACATGGTCCGCGAGGACCCCCGTCACGTGGGTACGGTGGAGAAGAGGCAGTTCAACTACAGGAGGAACTACTGCATCTTCTACATCGTCAAGGAGGACAGGAAGCTCGTCAGGGTGATACAGGTGGCCTACACCGGTCAGGACTTCGATGATCAGCCCGGACGCATGTGA
- a CDS encoding DEAD/DEAH box helicase, which produces MGNSYGPLSYLVFTEKDTRDNFIDKMLSEQGWKLHENYEIESRVSGNSTQSGIGFSDYVLYDKDHTVLAVVEAKRTSINPEAGLLQAQEYADYYQSHDSANRRPVVFLTNGVKLMILDNISLRPIHGFYSQSDLHTYHELSRYRADSLTSAEIKESIAGRPYQIQAIKHVKRQYSEGRRKNLLIMATGSGKTRVAASISDIFLNYGWAKNVLFFADRKKLVTQAYGTFDSNLHSYDPTMVYGDNPSPNYKSRIVISTYPSMASLLNRDGATGRIYSPGHFQLVILDEVHRSVYEKYRAVFEYFDAYVLGLTATPRNSLDEISTFELFDIDDRSSVYEYSYDEGVKQGVLKPFNLTDVDMKFNREGIRFSDLTLQEQERFKYEFMDENGIVPDFIPPQSFYRKVISRDSIRKVIQTLWEKGIRVDEGATLGKTIIFATTHQHAEAIRDEFYAMLPNQDKDACVVIDYKTSSGSSRRRESPDSLMKKFEDKDSTTRIAISVDMLDTGVDIPCILNLVFFKPIYSRIKFWQMIGRGTRPCDDLIDGMPKDHFQIFDFCGNFEYFDEHPEGVEPPSSISVSKALFIQRSKMIIKLQSGQFSSPEYAKMRSDLVNDELSDVRGICLNNFDIGLDRAFIQQFSDESSFQMLTDDDLDILTDHVASHIECKQDDVNKLRFDNLMMSICNFVSDGIVPRKHISDLVRKASYLYNRCYTLANVKSHDATIRRCMDRDYLVSCSVMDFEKIRQELRDLMNLIEKEEKMYTTNLSDDIRSIEDKGFELPEFQYTDYKKKVRNLIESHMDYIAIQKIHTNQPLDGEDLQELEDILWTDPESKSEFELEFKDVSVKLLVRQIVGLDREAAYKIFAKYLSLSDLSDSQMYFLNEIIEHVVMYGVVDKKKLSGKPFINKGSINQIFKEDHDVLDNILKAVQEININVDYDGTSPLVEV; this is translated from the coding sequence ATGGGTAATTCATACGGTCCACTCAGTTATCTTGTGTTCACTGAGAAGGATACTCGTGATAATTTCATCGATAAGATGCTATCCGAACAAGGATGGAAACTTCATGAGAACTATGAGATTGAGTCCAGGGTTTCTGGTAATAGTACCCAATCAGGTATTGGATTCTCCGATTATGTTCTCTATGACAAGGACCACACTGTTCTTGCCGTGGTAGAGGCCAAACGTACATCCATAAATCCCGAAGCTGGCTTGTTGCAGGCCCAGGAGTATGCTGACTATTATCAATCACATGATTCAGCCAATCGCCGTCCAGTGGTCTTTCTGACCAATGGTGTCAAACTTATGATTCTCGACAACATTTCTTTGCGCCCTATACACGGTTTCTATTCACAATCAGATCTTCATACCTATCATGAATTATCCCGGTACAGGGCTGATTCATTGACTTCTGCTGAGATCAAGGAATCTATTGCTGGACGCCCTTATCAGATACAGGCTATCAAACATGTCAAGAGACAATATTCTGAGGGGAGACGCAAAAATCTCCTTATCATGGCTACCGGATCTGGTAAGACCCGTGTGGCCGCATCCATCTCCGACATCTTTCTTAATTATGGTTGGGCCAAGAATGTCCTCTTTTTCGCAGATAGGAAGAAGCTTGTAACTCAGGCGTACGGTACCTTTGATTCAAATCTACATTCTTACGATCCTACTATGGTCTATGGGGATAATCCCTCGCCTAATTATAAGTCAAGGATTGTCATTTCGACCTATCCTTCGATGGCGTCTCTTCTCAATAGGGATGGTGCTACAGGCCGCATCTATTCCCCTGGTCATTTCCAATTGGTCATTCTTGATGAGGTCCACCGTTCAGTCTATGAGAAATACAGGGCGGTCTTCGAGTATTTCGATGCGTATGTACTCGGTCTCACAGCCACTCCCAGGAACAGTCTTGACGAGATATCCACTTTCGAGCTTTTCGATATCGACGATAGATCCTCGGTATATGAGTACAGCTATGACGAGGGTGTTAAGCAGGGGGTCCTCAAACCTTTCAATCTTACCGACGTTGATATGAAGTTCAATCGCGAAGGGATTAGATTCTCCGACCTCACTCTGCAGGAACAGGAACGGTTCAAGTATGAATTCATGGATGAGAATGGTATCGTTCCGGACTTCATACCGCCTCAGAGTTTCTATAGGAAGGTCATCAGCCGCGATTCAATCCGTAAGGTGATACAGACCCTGTGGGAAAAAGGAATCCGCGTCGATGAGGGGGCAACTCTTGGTAAGACGATCATATTCGCTACAACTCATCAGCATGCCGAGGCCATCAGGGACGAATTCTATGCCATGCTTCCCAACCAAGATAAGGATGCCTGTGTCGTCATCGATTATAAGACCAGTTCAGGATCGTCCAGAAGAAGGGAGTCTCCTGATTCGTTGATGAAGAAGTTCGAGGATAAGGACAGCACGACCCGTATCGCGATATCGGTCGATATGCTTGACACTGGTGTTGACATACCTTGCATCCTCAATCTGGTATTCTTCAAACCCATCTATAGCAGGATAAAGTTCTGGCAGATGATAGGTCGCGGAACCAGGCCTTGTGATGACCTTATCGACGGTATGCCGAAGGACCATTTCCAGATCTTCGATTTCTGTGGTAATTTCGAATATTTCGATGAGCATCCAGAAGGTGTGGAACCACCGAGCAGTATCTCTGTTTCCAAAGCCCTTTTCATCCAGAGATCCAAGATGATTATCAAACTGCAATCCGGCCAGTTCAGCAGCCCAGAATATGCCAAGATGCGTTCAGATCTGGTCAATGATGAATTGTCAGATGTCAGAGGCATTTGCCTAAATAATTTCGACATTGGTCTCGATAGGGCATTCATCCAGCAGTTCTCGGATGAAAGCTCTTTCCAGATGCTTACGGATGATGATTTGGACATTCTGACCGACCATGTCGCATCTCATATCGAGTGCAAACAGGACGATGTCAACAAGTTGAGGTTCGACAATCTGATGATGTCTATCTGCAATTTCGTTTCGGACGGTATCGTTCCAAGGAAGCATATTTCCGATCTCGTCAGAAAGGCTAGCTATCTCTATAACCGGTGCTATACGCTAGCTAATGTCAAGAGCCATGATGCGACCATTCGCAGGTGTATGGATCGCGATTATCTTGTCTCCTGTTCCGTCATGGATTTTGAGAAGATCCGTCAGGAGTTACGCGACCTCATGAATCTAATCGAGAAGGAGGAGAAGATGTATACGACAAATCTCTCTGACGACATAAGATCCATAGAGGACAAAGGGTTCGAGCTACCCGAGTTCCAATACACCGATTACAAGAAGAAGGTGAGGAATCTTATCGAATCCCATATGGATTATATCGCAATTCAGAAAATACATACCAACCAGCCTTTGGATGGGGAGGATCTCCAGGAGCTTGAGGATATCCTCTGGACAGATCCCGAATCCAAATCCGAGTTCGAGTTAGAATTCAAGGATGTATCGGTCAAGCTTCTAGTTCGCCAGATTGTAGGTCTGGATAGGGAGGCTGCCTACAAGATATTCGCAAAATACCTGTCTTTATCGGATCTCAGCGACAGTCAGATGTATTTCCTCAACGAGATCATCGAGCACGTTGTCATGTATGGTGTCGTTGACAAGAAGAAATTGTCAGGCAAGCCCTTCATCAATAAAGGTAGTATCAATCAGATATTCAAGGAGGATCATGATGTCCTCGATAACATACTTAAGGCGGTTCAGGAGATCAACATCAATGTTGATTATGACGGTACATCGCCTTTGGTCGAAGTGTGA